Proteins encoded by one window of Chondromyces crocatus:
- a CDS encoding tannase/feruloyl esterase family alpha/beta hydrolase, producing the protein MGLRLFGMSMLALLLSACGGSEGNEATPPEPCSGLKGRTFGEGIVDEATSSNGECKVNGSIRTDLRFQIHLPDTWNKKLVFGGGGGWDGMILPFTYSPSTSGGYVLVFSNGGHESDAAVPPFDASFALNNPQAREDFAYLSSHATLLVARDIVRAHYGEAPARSYFEGCSNGGREALMQATHFPEDYDAIVSRAPAYDFTSLLLAFLNNAKQVRHTAGGALDVVKLRLLSNAVLQACDALDGLEDGIVSDPARCTFDPAALRCAPGTEGSDCLTDAQMDTVATVYSPYVLNNGTTLYPGWGPGGESNADGWPMWLGTSATTPMAGQHVLAEGLVKYWLMEEPDYDVSTFVPEEHLDRIAAASAMLDATPDLAAFFAAGRKLILAHGTTDWAISYKSSIDYFEEVSGAVGGAAVRDASMEFFLQPGVQHCQGGDGPDVIDLLEAADRWVEAGERPSAQGLIAEKRDGGGEPTLRRPLCPYPTFPQYKGSGDPASADSFSCVAP; encoded by the coding sequence ATGGGACTCCGCCTCTTCGGCATGAGCATGCTGGCGTTGCTCCTCTCCGCCTGCGGCGGCAGCGAGGGGAACGAGGCGACCCCTCCCGAGCCGTGCAGCGGCTTGAAAGGCCGAACCTTCGGTGAAGGGATCGTCGACGAAGCGACCTCGAGCAATGGGGAGTGCAAGGTGAACGGCTCGATCCGCACCGACTTGCGCTTCCAGATTCACCTCCCGGACACCTGGAACAAGAAGCTCGTCTTCGGTGGAGGGGGCGGCTGGGATGGGATGATCCTGCCGTTCACCTACTCCCCTTCCACGTCCGGTGGATACGTGCTGGTCTTTTCGAACGGCGGACACGAGTCTGACGCCGCGGTCCCTCCATTCGACGCCTCGTTCGCGCTGAACAACCCTCAGGCGAGGGAGGATTTCGCCTACCTCTCCAGCCACGCAACACTCCTGGTGGCTCGAGACATCGTCCGTGCCCATTACGGAGAAGCCCCGGCCCGCAGCTACTTCGAGGGCTGCTCCAACGGCGGACGCGAAGCCCTGATGCAGGCCACGCATTTTCCCGAGGACTACGACGCCATCGTCTCCCGCGCTCCGGCCTACGATTTCACCTCCTTGTTGCTCGCGTTCCTGAACAACGCCAAGCAAGTTCGCCACACGGCCGGTGGTGCGCTCGACGTGGTGAAGCTGAGGCTCCTCTCGAATGCCGTGCTCCAAGCGTGCGACGCGCTCGATGGACTCGAGGACGGCATCGTCAGCGATCCCGCGCGCTGCACCTTCGACCCTGCGGCTCTTCGCTGCGCTCCTGGGACCGAGGGAAGCGACTGTCTCACCGACGCTCAGATGGACACGGTGGCCACCGTCTATTCGCCGTACGTATTGAACAATGGAACCACGCTGTACCCAGGCTGGGGACCTGGAGGAGAGAGCAACGCGGATGGGTGGCCCATGTGGCTGGGCACGAGCGCCACCACACCCATGGCCGGTCAGCATGTGCTGGCCGAGGGGCTGGTCAAGTACTGGCTCATGGAGGAGCCGGACTACGACGTGTCCACGTTCGTCCCGGAGGAGCACCTCGACCGGATCGCCGCAGCGTCGGCGATGCTCGATGCCACCCCGGATCTCGCTGCCTTTTTCGCGGCGGGTCGCAAGCTGATCCTCGCCCATGGCACCACGGACTGGGCGATCAGCTACAAGAGTTCCATCGATTATTTCGAGGAAGTCTCAGGTGCCGTGGGAGGCGCCGCGGTGCGCGATGCATCCATGGAGTTCTTCCTTCAGCCTGGGGTGCAGCACTGCCAGGGAGGTGACGGACCCGACGTGATCGATCTTCTCGAAGCTGCGGATCGCTGGGTGGAGGCGGGCGAGCGCCCCTCCGCGCAGGGCTTGATCGCGGAGAAGCGCGATGGTGGCGGTGAGCCTACGCTCCGCCGGCCGCTGTGCCCGTATCCGACGTTCCCCCAGTACAAAGGCAGCGGTGACCCTGCCTCCGCCGACAGCTTCTCCTGCGTGGCTCCCTGA
- a CDS encoding alpha/beta hydrolase: protein MLVRLGVALVCLVIVGAVYQQVGTWRDERRYPPPGRRVDIGGYSLHLNCQGTPTPRKPTVILDAIGGGSSILWAWVQPEVAASAHVCSYDRAGWGWSEDGPEPRDAAQHARELRALLTRAGVEGPFVLAGHSLGGLHMRLYADEHPEDVAGMVLVDAAYPDKDSGTSPEQRAQDEAYSRNLPMMSMMARLGVMRLFFDLGGKLDFEDLPPQQRAEMRMFWSLPRHWENQVAERAARPATDAQVKATAGLGHHPLIVLTAVEGSSSEWLALQSEMMTLSTNSVQRSILDGTHTSLTFRQDHAHATAQAILDVVAAASTGAALEP from the coding sequence GTGCTCGTTCGGCTCGGGGTCGCCTTGGTCTGCCTGGTGATTGTGGGCGCCGTCTACCAGCAGGTGGGGACCTGGAGGGACGAGCGCCGCTATCCGCCGCCAGGCCGCAGGGTGGACATCGGTGGTTATTCGCTGCACTTGAATTGCCAGGGGACGCCCACGCCCCGAAAGCCCACCGTGATCCTGGACGCAATCGGCGGAGGTAGCTCGATCCTCTGGGCCTGGGTGCAGCCGGAGGTGGCGGCCAGCGCGCACGTCTGCTCCTACGATCGGGCAGGATGGGGCTGGAGCGAGGATGGGCCGGAGCCTCGCGACGCGGCGCAGCACGCTCGCGAGCTGCGCGCACTCTTGACCCGCGCTGGCGTGGAAGGCCCTTTCGTGCTGGCTGGGCACTCGCTCGGCGGGCTGCACATGCGCCTGTACGCCGACGAGCATCCCGAGGACGTGGCAGGCATGGTGCTGGTCGACGCGGCCTACCCCGACAAGGACAGCGGGACCTCCCCCGAACAACGGGCCCAGGATGAGGCCTACAGCCGGAACCTGCCGATGATGTCCATGATGGCGCGCCTCGGCGTGATGCGCCTGTTCTTCGATCTCGGCGGCAAGCTCGACTTCGAGGACCTCCCTCCCCAGCAGCGCGCGGAGATGAGGATGTTCTGGTCATTGCCCAGGCACTGGGAGAACCAGGTCGCCGAACGCGCAGCGCGACCAGCCACCGATGCCCAGGTGAAAGCGACCGCAGGGCTCGGGCACCACCCACTCATCGTCCTGACGGCGGTCGAGGGGTCGTCCTCCGAGTGGCTGGCGCTGCAAAGTGAGATGATGACTCTCTCGACCAACAGCGTGCAGCGGTCGATCCTCGACGGCACGCATACATCGCTGACCTTCCGTCAGGATCACGCGCATGCGACGGCGCAGGCCATCCTGGACGTCGTGGCGGCAGCATCCACGGGGGCAGCGCTGGAGCCTTGA
- a CDS encoding phosphodiester glycosidase family protein, with product MTGLLYFAYTHRTRPANTQRLLFQGVVYTREVSESPRPSIAHVVAIDLRAPGIGFLVTPGDPALSRPLIGRTTSAFLSEFGVQIALNGDFFEPWWSNWPWDYYPHSGDPVSVDGEAASSGVVYSRERRNPRPRTLYLSQDRGVAFDAALGEHDEAISGIMLLERGEPRVADTAFARDPHPRSAVALDRDRQRLLLVAVDGRQPNYSVGMGLAELVALIERHGGHDAALLDGGGSTALVIAGQGGKPEALNTPVHSRIPGRERPVANHLGVFARPLAP from the coding sequence GTGACCGGTCTCCTGTACTTCGCGTACACCCACCGAACACGACCAGCGAATACGCAACGCCTGCTGTTCCAGGGGGTCGTCTACACGCGGGAGGTGAGCGAATCCCCGCGGCCGAGCATCGCCCACGTGGTTGCGATCGACCTGAGAGCGCCCGGCATCGGGTTCCTTGTGACCCCGGGTGACCCCGCCTTGAGTCGCCCTCTGATTGGCCGTACGACGTCGGCGTTCCTGAGCGAGTTCGGCGTCCAGATCGCCCTCAATGGGGACTTCTTCGAGCCGTGGTGGTCCAACTGGCCCTGGGACTACTATCCTCACAGCGGCGACCCGGTCTCCGTCGACGGCGAGGCGGCGTCCAGCGGGGTGGTGTACTCCCGTGAGCGGCGCAACCCACGCCCGCGAACACTGTATTTGAGCCAGGACCGTGGCGTGGCCTTCGACGCTGCTCTCGGGGAACACGACGAGGCCATCTCCGGCATCATGCTGCTCGAACGAGGGGAGCCTCGCGTCGCCGACACGGCATTCGCGCGGGACCCTCACCCGCGCAGCGCAGTGGCCCTGGACCGCGATCGCCAACGACTCCTCCTGGTCGCCGTGGACGGGCGGCAACCGAACTACAGCGTGGGGATGGGGCTTGCCGAGCTGGTGGCCCTGATCGAGCGGCACGGGGGGCACGACGCCGCGCTGCTGGATGGGGGAGGCTCGACGGCCCTGGTGATCGCTGGGCAAGGCGGGAAGCCAGAGGCACTCAACACCCCCGTCCACTCGCGGATCCCGGGTCGAGAGCGGCCCGTGGCGAATCACCTGGGGGTCTTCGCCAGGCCGCTCGCCCCCTGA